The Spirochaetaceae bacterium genome includes a region encoding these proteins:
- a CDS encoding FapA family protein: MVYSLDDFREVLKSDLEQDRKRKAVEVWGKTIQQALREASTELDLPTVRLEYEVQTRGYAGLFGIFFKKEWRLLVYPSVNYSVTRLSNSEGLFSEEGEREVVQSKDGDFGIKLGKDGKVYVKVSSPVGEGNAVAVEDILRQAGSTRSLPNLDEAKLEAIVAAGQDEWVEIAEYEYNYSANSEYNVTVSSDDMKGYLTISSPKEGGASPDLDDIREVLKLAGIFFGVKEDVLEEIEKHPRYRAQIVIAEGEDARDGDNTKVEFLFETDFTKAVEEKKKQVKNDKVDLKDNSRIQSVHKGEVVARVLPPESGKPGHTVKGALLPAKDGVDVPVELGDNVVLSDDRTEVLATASGQALFVKGVVSVETINIINGDLKSHINFLGTLVIKGDVGDGYEVIANGDIHISGTVGRSKLRAGGNIYVDGGVNGHKQESDQSTDSGGIVCGKSFWGRFLQNCNLEVGEFVIVSDGILHSNVIAMRKVLCKGKRAAIVGGHIRASEEINAASLGSVSGTVTQLETGFDPRLKDDLNKLVEERAELERAFSEIDRSLNNWLQAVKGKKLPPDKKQRIEEMAIEKEQKEQQIARLSEKIKEKMTQINEREFAGKISASQRVQAGVKININDALYEVTSEYSKGVTFYESGGTIHTKNYEEIADDITRGK; the protein is encoded by the coding sequence ATGGTATATAGCCTTGATGACTTTCGCGAAGTTTTAAAGAGTGATTTAGAACAAGACCGCAAACGTAAAGCGGTAGAGGTATGGGGTAAAACCATTCAGCAGGCTTTAAGAGAAGCCTCGACCGAGCTGGATTTACCCACCGTCCGTTTAGAGTACGAGGTGCAAACGCGCGGGTATGCCGGTTTGTTTGGTATCTTTTTTAAGAAAGAATGGCGGCTGTTAGTTTATCCATCGGTTAATTATAGTGTTACTAGGCTTAGCAATAGTGAAGGTTTATTCTCTGAAGAAGGAGAAAGAGAAGTTGTTCAGAGCAAAGACGGCGATTTTGGTATTAAACTAGGTAAAGACGGCAAAGTTTACGTTAAAGTTAGCTCACCGGTAGGTGAAGGTAATGCTGTAGCGGTAGAAGATATTTTACGGCAAGCGGGCAGTACCCGCTCGCTGCCTAACTTAGATGAAGCTAAATTAGAAGCGATAGTGGCGGCCGGGCAAGATGAATGGGTAGAGATAGCCGAATACGAATATAATTACAGTGCAAACTCGGAATACAATGTTACCGTCAGCAGTGATGATATGAAAGGTTATTTAACCATTAGCTCGCCTAAAGAAGGCGGGGCTTCGCCCGACCTTGACGATATTCGCGAGGTTTTAAAGCTGGCCGGTATTTTTTTCGGTGTTAAAGAAGATGTGCTGGAAGAAATTGAAAAGCATCCGCGTTACCGCGCCCAAATCGTTATTGCCGAAGGTGAAGATGCCCGCGACGGTGATAATACTAAGGTAGAATTTTTATTTGAAACCGATTTTACCAAAGCGGTAGAAGAAAAGAAAAAGCAAGTAAAGAACGATAAAGTAGACCTTAAAGACAACAGCCGTATCCAAAGTGTGCACAAAGGCGAGGTGGTGGCGCGGGTATTGCCGCCCGAATCCGGTAAACCCGGCCATACCGTTAAAGGGGCTTTGCTGCCGGCCAAAGATGGTGTTGATGTACCGGTGGAATTGGGCGACAATGTTGTGCTGAGCGATGACCGGACAGAGGTATTGGCCACCGCCAGCGGGCAGGCTTTGTTTGTTAAAGGTGTCGTTAGTGTAGAAACCATTAACATTATTAACGGCGATTTAAAGAGCCACATCAACTTTTTGGGAACTTTGGTTATTAAAGGTGATGTTGGTGATGGTTACGAGGTTATTGCCAACGGCGATATTCATATTAGCGGCACTGTTGGCCGCAGTAAGCTGCGTGCCGGCGGTAATATTTATGTTGACGGCGGGGTGAACGGCCATAAACAAGAGAGCGACCAAAGCACCGATAGCGGCGGGATTGTGTGCGGCAAAAGTTTTTGGGGCCGCTTTTTACAAAACTGTAACTTAGAGGTCGGCGAGTTTGTCATTGTTAGTGATGGTATTTTGCACTCTAACGTTATTGCTATGCGCAAGGTATTGTGTAAAGGTAAACGCGCCGCTATCGTTGGCGGCCATATTAGAGCCAGCGAAGAGATAAATGCCGCCTCGCTGGGTTCGGTATCGGGTACGGTTACTCAGCTGGAAACCGGGTTTGACCCGCGCCTTAAAGACGATTTAAATAAATTGGTGGAAGAACGGGCCGAGCTGGAACGCGCTTTTTCCGAGATAGACCGCAGTTTAAATAACTGGCTGCAAGCAGTAAAAGGCAAAAAATTACCGCCCGATAAAAAGCAGCGTATCGAAGAAATGGCTATTGAAAAAGAACAAAAAGAGCAGCAGATAGCGCGGCTGTCGGAAAAAATTAAAGAAAAAATGACGCAAATTAACGAGCGCGAATTTGCTGGTAAAATATCGGCCTCGCAGCGGGTGCAAGCCGGTGTTAAAATCAATATTAATGACGCTCTTTACGAGGTTACCAGCGAATACTCTAAAGGGGTAACCTTTTACGAAAGCGGCGGCACTATTCATACCAAAAACTACGAAGAGATAGCAGATGATATAACCAGAGGTAAGTAA
- the whiG gene encoding RNA polymerase sigma factor WhiG has protein sequence MEEEEEHKLWLEYKKTHNPAIRDKIITQYHPLVKYVAGRMSANMPSNVEFDDLVCYGVFGLMDAIERYDPERNTRFKTYAVTRIKGAIFDELRSIDHVSRLVRQRGRDLATVVQNLEANLGRKAAAKEIAEAMDISLKEYHSLVLKISSSAILSLDDVWYTSDDNDKVSMLESIEAPASLQPDVITENSEVRRIVIDVVKELPEKEKKVLILYYYENLTLREIGKVLEVTESRVSQLHTKAIALLRTKLLNARKGVF, from the coding sequence ATGGAAGAAGAAGAAGAGCACAAACTTTGGCTCGAATATAAAAAAACTCATAACCCTGCTATACGCGATAAGATAATTACGCAGTATCACCCTTTGGTAAAATATGTAGCCGGTCGTATGTCGGCAAATATGCCCTCCAATGTGGAATTTGACGATTTAGTTTGTTATGGGGTTTTTGGTTTAATGGACGCCATAGAACGTTACGACCCCGAACGTAATACGCGCTTTAAAACTTACGCCGTTACGCGCATTAAAGGAGCCATCTTTGATGAGCTGCGCAGTATAGACCATGTTTCGCGCTTAGTACGGCAGCGCGGGCGCGATTTAGCAACGGTGGTGCAAAACCTAGAGGCCAACTTGGGCCGTAAAGCCGCCGCTAAAGAGATAGCCGAAGCGATGGATATAAGCTTAAAAGAGTACCACAGTTTGGTGCTAAAAATATCTAGTTCGGCTATTTTGTCGCTTGATGATGTGTGGTACACCAGCGATGATAACGATAAGGTATCGATGCTGGAATCTATCGAAGCGCCGGCCAGCTTGCAGCCCGATGTGATTACCGAAAATAGTGAGGTAAGGCGCATCGTGATTGATGTAGTTAAAGAGTTGCCCGAAAAAGAAAAGAAAGTGCTTATCCTTTATTACTACGAAAATTTAACCTTGCGCGAAATCGGCAAGGTGCTTGAGGTAACCGAATCGAGGGTTTCGCAGCTGCATACAAAAGCTATCGCTTTGCTGCGTACTAAGTTGCTTAATGCCCGTAAAGGTGTTTTTTAA
- a CDS encoding polymer-forming cytoskeletal protein, with protein MREKEQKISVLGTTTAFKGRMVFSNSLIIKGRYDGEIEAEGNILIEETATVRAKVKADNLELFGQLHGDVELKGKLELSEKAVLQGNVTVKGISIEQGAIFSGHINMLKDVDLVDVFSTGPAQLKKLLMEKI; from the coding sequence ATGCGCGAAAAAGAGCAAAAAATTAGTGTGCTTGGTACAACCACCGCTTTTAAGGGCCGTATGGTTTTTAGTAATTCTTTAATTATTAAGGGCCGTTACGATGGCGAGATTGAGGCTGAAGGTAATATTTTAATAGAAGAAACCGCTACGGTGCGGGCTAAAGTAAAAGCCGATAATCTAGAGTTATTCGGCCAGCTGCATGGTGATGTAGAGCTTAAAGGTAAGCTGGAGTTAAGCGAAAAAGCCGTGCTGCAAGGTAATGTAACCGTTAAAGGTATCTCTATCGAGCAAGGGGCTATTTTTAGCGGCCATATTAATATGCTAAAGGATGTCGATTTAGTTGATGTCTTTTCTACCGGTCCGGCCCAACTAAAAAAATTGCTCATGGAAAAAATTTAA